Proteins from a genomic interval of Treponema brennaborense DSM 12168:
- a CDS encoding glycosyltransferase WbsX family protein, producing the protein MISKPRILAFYLPQYHPISENNQWWGTGFTEWTNVGKARPLFPGHKQPKVPTELGYYDLRVPEVRELQAQMAKDAGVEGFCYWHYWFGEGKQLLEKPLQQIISSGKPDFPFCLGWANESWYAKVWSKDKSKDKLLIEQKYCGLEDYKEHFETILPILKDKRYVKVNGKLLFLIYKPDDFADCPTFINYWQELAKAEGLQGFHFIASAKRNTNDFEKYLKSGFDAVFTDRMWLGAKALRRDKPLSLVKVLLFKFLKIPRLVNYKEIVKYAVSEKDKRNDFYPGIVCTWDHTPRSGRNGMVFINFSLKLFKEHICTVLELVKNKPEQEQIVFLKSWNEWGEGNFMEPDIEYGKGKVDTLKEAIHSIYK; encoded by the coding sequence ATGATATCAAAACCGAGAATATTGGCTTTTTATTTGCCGCAGTATCATCCGATTTCGGAAAATAATCAGTGGTGGGGTACGGGTTTTACGGAATGGACGAATGTAGGTAAAGCTCGTCCCTTGTTTCCCGGACATAAACAACCTAAAGTACCGACGGAATTGGGCTATTACGATCTAAGGGTACCCGAGGTTCGGGAGCTTCAAGCCCAAATGGCCAAAGATGCCGGAGTGGAAGGATTCTGCTATTGGCATTATTGGTTCGGTGAAGGAAAACAATTATTGGAAAAACCTTTGCAGCAAATAATCTCATCGGGTAAACCTGATTTTCCTTTTTGCTTGGGTTGGGCAAATGAGAGTTGGTATGCGAAAGTCTGGTCAAAAGATAAATCAAAAGATAAATTATTGATTGAGCAAAAATATTGCGGCTTGGAAGATTACAAGGAACATTTTGAAACCATATTACCGATTTTAAAAGATAAACGGTATGTAAAGGTGAACGGAAAACTTCTATTTCTTATTTATAAGCCCGATGATTTTGCTGACTGCCCAACGTTCATTAATTATTGGCAGGAGTTGGCAAAAGCAGAAGGGCTACAAGGTTTCCATTTTATAGCAAGTGCAAAAAGAAATACCAATGATTTTGAGAAATATTTGAAATCTGGGTTTGATGCCGTTTTTACCGATCGAATGTGGCTCGGTGCTAAAGCGTTACGGAGGGATAAACCGCTGTCGCTCGTCAAAGTGTTATTGTTCAAATTTTTAAAGATTCCCCGATTGGTAAATTATAAGGAAATTGTCAAATATGCAGTTTCTGAAAAAGATAAGAGAAATGATTTTTATCCCGGCATAGTATGTACTTGGGATCATACTCCCCGAAGCGGAAGAAACGGAATGGTTTTCATTAATTTTTCACTTAAACTATTCAAAGAACATATTTGTACCGTATTGGAATTGGTAAAGAATAAGCCTGAACAGGAACAAATTGTTTTCCTAAAGTCCTGGAATGAATGGGGAGAGGGGAATTTTATGGAACCTGATATCGAGTACGGTAAAGGTAAAGTGGATACTTTAAAAGAAGCCATACACTCAATTTATAAGTAA
- a CDS encoding CatB-related O-acetyltransferase gives MFLNTLKSKIFRKFFRLCNKHNFASIVNMCDINRVQVGRKTYGAINVTDFSPVDTKLIIGSYCSIAPGVQFLLGGEHNLDTISTYPFNVKLFGIPREAGSKGNIIIKDDVWIGQNAIICSGVHIGQGAVIAAGAVVTKDVEPYAIVAGNPAKLIRYRFNENLRKKLEQTDISALFDKFTVTDIPLIYEKLDEIVLDKILNKSSDFIKMTQERY, from the coding sequence ATGTTTTTAAACACTCTTAAGTCAAAAATATTCCGTAAATTTTTTCGTCTGTGCAATAAACATAATTTTGCTAGTATTGTAAACATGTGTGATATAAATCGTGTTCAAGTAGGTCGTAAAACCTATGGAGCAATAAATGTTACGGATTTTTCACCAGTTGATACAAAATTGATAATCGGAAGTTATTGTTCTATCGCACCCGGCGTACAGTTTTTACTGGGAGGAGAGCATAATTTGGACACGATTTCTACATATCCATTCAATGTAAAACTGTTTGGCATTCCTCGTGAGGCAGGAAGCAAAGGAAATATTATCATTAAGGATGATGTTTGGATAGGACAAAACGCTATAATCTGTTCCGGCGTACATATAGGGCAAGGAGCGGTGATAGCTGCCGGAGCCGTCGTAACCAAAGATGTTGAACCTTATGCAATCGTAGCGGGAAATCCTGCAAAACTTATCAGATATAGATTTAATGAAAACTTACGAAAAAAATTGGAACAAACAGATATTTCTGCTTTGTTTGATAAATTCACAGTTACTGATATACCGCTTATATATGAAAAACTTGATGAGATTGTATTGGATAAAATTTTAAATAAAAGCAGTGATTTTATCAAAATGACACAGGAAAGGTATTGA